In Clostridium omnivorum, the DNA window AAGCACCAGAATGTGATCCTGCAAAGCCTAGAGTAGAATCTTAAAAGTATCTATAACATAGTTATTTTCCCAACTCTTATTAGGTTTGAATTATAAATATACAATATGCTATAATATCATAAGATAACTTACCTATTGAATAGAGTGGAGATTTCTATGAATAATAAAGAGATTCAAAGAAAAAGAATGTTAACTTATTTTATTGAAGCAGCTAAAAAAATTATTGAAGAAGAAGGGCTTGAAGCGGTAACTATAAGAAAAGTAGCAGACCTAGCGGGCTACAATAGTGCTACCCTATACAACTACTTTGAGAACTTAAACCATTTGATATTTTTTGCCTCAATGAAATATTTAAATGAATATGCTGAAAGTCTACTTAACTTTACTATTAACTCTAAGGATTCACTAGAAAGATATTTAAATGTCTGGAAGTGCTTTTGTTATCATTCCTTTAATCGACCAGAAATATATTACAATATCTTTTTTGGAGAATTTTCAAACAGCAGGCTTGATGTATCTATACGAACTTATTACTCTATATTCCCAGAAGAGCTAAGTGAAGAAGCTAGAAGGGTTTTCCCTATGTTGCTTGAGGATGACTTTAATATCAGGGATTTGGCTTATTTAATGCCTGCTGTTTCTGAGGGCCTTATTAAAGAAGAACACGTTGAAGAAATAAGCGAAATGTGTATACTAGTTTATGAAGGCATGCTGTCTCGAATGCTTAAGAATCCAAAACCTTATAATATAGAAGATGCTGTAGCTAAAACTATGAAATATATCAATAAAACTATTCAGTATTATATAAAAGATAACGTTGAATAACATAAAAATAAGAAGCTTAGTAAAACTTAAGCTTCTTATTTTTTGAAATATGTCATCTAATATAAAGGAAACTTTCTAAAAATATTATTTTTTATGCTCCATTTGTGAGCTGTGTTTTGAATAACCCTTGGTAAGTAATAATACTGATGCAAAAATTAATAAACATCCTACTATAATTTTGAAGGATACAGCCTCTTTATATATTATTACCCCTAATATAAAACTTACTATTGGTTCAAAGGTGCTTAAAATAGAAGCATTTGAGGAACCTATAATCTTTATTCCCTTTTGAAAAAAAGTAATAGCAATTACTGTAGATATTAAGGCTATTAAAAATGCAGCTATATAACACCTTATATTTAAATTGAAGTCAATTTGACCAGAAAAAGTTCCCACCGCAAGCAGCATAAAGGCTGCTATAACCGAGAGATAAAAAGTTAGAACAAAACTATCTATATTTTTCATTTCACTATGCTCTACACCTGTAATATAAATTGAATACAATATTCCAGAGAATAAAGCATAAAATACTCCTACAAAGTTAAAAGATACTTGTCCATTATATATAAGAAAAAGTATGCCTATAGTTGAAACTGTTAGTGCTATTACCTTTTCCTTGAAAACTTTCTCCTTAAAAAATACTATTGAAATTAATGTAACTATTATGGGATATATAAAATGCAGTGTAGTTGCAATTCCTACAGAAATATAATTATAAGA includes these proteins:
- a CDS encoding TetR/AcrR family transcriptional regulator, which codes for MNNKEIQRKRMLTYFIEAAKKIIEEEGLEAVTIRKVADLAGYNSATLYNYFENLNHLIFFASMKYLNEYAESLLNFTINSKDSLERYLNVWKCFCYHSFNRPEIYYNIFFGEFSNSRLDVSIRTYYSIFPEELSEEARRVFPMLLEDDFNIRDLAYLMPAVSEGLIKEEHVEEISEMCILVYEGMLSRMLKNPKPYNIEDAVAKTMKYINKTIQYYIKDNVE
- a CDS encoding DMT family transporter — protein: MKKRIGMIYALGSSAAFGLMPIFAKWAYKYGINSITLVILRFMFAWIIILPMLLYKKKSLKLNKTQLKHVLIIGGLAYTFTTLTLFLSYNYISVGIATTLHFIYPIIVTLISIVFFKEKVFKEKVIALTVSTIGILFLIYNGQVSFNFVGVFYALFSGILYSIYITGVEHSEMKNIDSFVLTFYLSVIAAFMLLAVGTFSGQIDFNLNIRCYIAAFLIALISTVIAITFFQKGIKIIGSSNASILSTFEPIVSFILGVIIYKEAVSFKIIVGCLLIFASVLLLTKGYSKHSSQMEHKK